The DNA segment TAGAATATTGGCATAAAATAAAAGTCCGTGTACTGTACCGCTTGAGACTGTGAACTGAACAAGAGAGAGAAAAGCAATAAAGAGAATACCGAGAGCAAACATTGCAATTATGACAGCAAATGCAGAGTTGTCTCTACAGTCAGCACATTTCAAAGAGTGTAATTTTAGACTTGTAGTGCCTTTGCATGCTCCACAGAGTAGACCTCCACGATTTTCCATACATTGTGCATCCGGATTATTCAAgcttacagccactgttgaaTTTTGACAGTAGTCAGGTGGACATTTAGGGTAGAGAATCAGACCTAGATAAGTGGAGTTTGGATTAGACGAGTTTTGATAGTGGGCTCCAATCCAGGGATTTAGTGAAAACTTTTTTATTTCACCAGTGTTAACATCGCAGGAAGTGTTGTAGGTTTGAAGTCTACTGTCGCATTCGCACAGATTATTACTTGCTAGCTTGAATCCATTGTCGCAATCTGTAAATGTGAGATTCAATAATAGGCAATACACATCATCGGTAGATCTACAGTAACCATTTGCAGTGATTGCTATTTCTTCAAACGGATGAGGTGAGAATACCTGAAAAGTTACCTCAGAACAATTATCAGTAACCATTTGAGACAACATAGAGATGTAATGAATTGTTGTGCTGCTAGAATCGTTTAAAAAACTTTTAACCTCACGTTCGGTCGTTTCACTACTACTGTTCCTATCAAAAGCAAAAGCAGAAGCAGCCATTGTAAGTTTAAACTTTTCACCTCTTTTATGACTTCTACTGATTTTTCTTTTGCTCAGTCTAGTCTCATTGTCACAAAAGTACAGTCGATAAAACTCCGAGTCTAGCAATGGAACTGTGTTGTTGAGGTCAGTTGcatttatatttatatatgtatagTTGTATAATTGGACATTTTCAAGTACATCAGCTTGCACATCACTGTAAAGCAAACTCCCGGTACCATTATTATGCACAAAGTTTTCTGAAAATGTTATCTGATTGCTTGCTTCATCGACGAATTGAAGAAAACAAGGTAGCTGTAATGAAAATGTATTGTAGCCACAAAATAAGTTGAATTTGGATATGTACATTACACCACCATGTTTCTCAGCAAAATTCCGAACAAAAGAGACATGTGCATATGGTAGTAAAGTTACGAAAGAATCATCTTGAAGATAGCACACTCCACCGAGTCTAGCTGAATTTCCCTCAAAAGTTCCATTGCCTCCGACAATAATATTACTACTTGCTTGAGCAAATATAACTCCTCCATCTGCGTATGGTCTGGTGTTTCCTTTGAACGTAAAGTTGGCGTAAAGGAGCAGTTGACAATGATCTAAGTGGATAGCACTGTATGTTGAGGTTCCATCAGCATTGTTATTTGAGAAATCCAAATAGTCTACAAATATTAATCTCGATGAGCGTGCACTAATCACACGAGTGTTGCCATCAAATTTGTTTTCCCCAGAAAAATACATGTCGCTAGCAATAGCTTCGAAAACAAAGCTGTTCTTGTTTCTGTAGAACTCAGAATTTACGATATAGAAAGTACTACCGTGCAATTTAAATACAGCATTGAAATCTGAAACCCTTTGTATCGATATGCCACACCTTTCAGCTTCCAAAAGATTTGCCGGTCTCACACAATTTGTTGGTTGAGATGGTAGATTTGTCGGTGAACTGTTATCTTTGCACAAAACAGTCTTATTCATTCGGACAGTTGACATGCGAGCATTACAGGAAGACACACCAGCAGTATTGCTATTGAATTCGATGTGCTCGGTGACATTCAAAGTACTACAGGAGATGTGTATACCGGCCACAGTTTTAAATTGAGTGATATCGTTTGAGGTGGCAGTATTCAAAGAAAAATTACTCGGCCCGGTAATTGTTGCCTGTGAGTTAAACAAAGATAACACTCCATGAATGCCCACGCTATTCCGTTTAAAGTCACTGATTCCAATAATTCGAAATGACTCCGCTTTATTGATTCTTATGATAGCCGTAGGGCTAGTATTGTTGAACACCATAAAATATCCGTCTATAGAAATATTACACCTCTCTGCAAGTAAGACAGCTGACATTGTTCGTTTATATGAGGGTGTAGGGCACCTCAGAATTATATTGTCTGGAAAAGAAACATTTCCCAAGAGATTGTCTGAAAAAGTGGTGGTCTCTGTGAAATTCACTTGAGAGTTTTGAAGCAACATAATTACTGAGTTGTTCATGTGCGAAATCTCGTTGTTTGTCACTAACAAGTTTGAAAATTCAATGTCCGTGCTATCTCTTATGTTCACTGCAGTGGATGTACTGCTCATGATAACAATGTCACTGAATGTTCCATACTGCACATGACTGACTAGCAGCCCAGGATTAACAGAATTGCCACAAGAAACAAATGAAATGCCTTCAATCCTCAATCCAGAAATATTCTCAAATGTAAGTCCAAATTGATAGCCACAGTCTATTGTTACATTCTCACCACTAAATGAGATGTTAACAAGGCCAGAAATATTGAAATCTGTCTCCAAAATGTGGATCCCTGGTAGTAAGATGAACGCGGTGTGAGAGGCGTGGTTCTGCTTTGCACAGTCTGTCAGGGAGACACAAGTTGAACCATTGGTAGCATCATGATCTGGTGCAACATGAATCTCATCAGCAAAACAAGAGTAGCTAGCAATCACAATAAAACAGAGTATTTCAATTCTTAGCTTCATTGCTTGTAAAAGTTAAACGATGCAATACTTTACGACAATGGGGGACACATCATCTATAACACCAGAAGCATCCTGATAACATGCAGTCTACTATAAATGGCAATGCCTATTGTGTGAGTATGGTTTACATGGCTCTCCCTAACAGGAACCATTGCATTGTATTGTTACAACACACATTGGACACAGCTGTTCACAAAAATGGTTGCAATTCCAGCTGTGTCTATGTGTATTGTCAATTGTTTTATAGCATGCCATCCAAAGAACAGGGAGATGAGGCAGGTCAAGGAGCATGTGCATCACACTGGCCTGGTTGCGCGTACTTGCGGTATGGGATTGCGCGCGGGCGCTAGATAGGTAATGATCATCTCCTTGAAAACTAAATAATAGACATAAACCACATACCATGTGGTCACCAATTAATTTCTCCTCTCTCAGAAGAACTGATATGCAAGTTCTAAGATGGTACCAAGAGCCATCATAGGAGCAGTCAACATGATTGTATTTAATACAGGGCTATACCTTCTGCAGGGTGTGGCGCAGGAGATTTCCTCTGAGGGCCTGTCTCCACAGAAACCACTCATCGTCGTTCCACAGCCCAGCCAGCCCCCTCTCCTCACTGATACCCATGGTGGTGGAGCAAACGGTGAGAACTTTACTATACTGTAATATTCCGTGTATCAGGCGAACCTCTGAATAGCATTTGTGCCGTGATGTTTGTGTTAGTGTGTATTATTACTTGCGTGGGCGTGGGCTGTGTGTCCATTCATTATTGTTATAGAGTACATTGAACCACCTCTCACAGGGCAGAGGAGAGAGGGCTTACGATATCTTCTCCAGGCTGTTGAAGGAGAGAATCATTTGTCTCATGGGACCAGTAAGTATGAGACAAGGAAttatgcagtgtgtgtgtatgtgcgttaagtttcacagaaaccgggcgacAACTCAACTCACAATGTTAAAATAATGGCCAAGTAATTTGTACGGCACCTAATTTTATTAGTCTAGTGGAGTCCATAACTGTATAATGCTGCGTCTTCTTTGCCCCCCTGACTGTGTACGACATTGTGCCCCCCAGATCCATGATGAGTACTCTAGTCTGGTCGTGGCACAGCTGCTGTTCTTACAGTCGGAGGATGCTCACAAACCCATCAACATGTACATCAACAGTCCAGGTGAGCTTACAGCTACTGGTGTATCAAACTCTGTGTTAAAACtaggtgtatataattatgtatgctaATTATTAGTCCTTTTGTAAACTCAATTGAAACTACGATGTGAATCTTGGCCAGTCTAAGCAGCAATAAATTATGTTAGTGAAGGTCACAAAGTACACCTATGATTTTATCTCCCCCTCCCTAAAacgcgtacacacacacacacacaccacacacaccacacacacacacacacacacacacacacacacactactatctatttaatgcctgttgctaattctaagaaccaacaTTTGAGGTCAAtgtttgttttgtgcttgcttCAGCTTAACCACATAGAAGAACCCACATTCCCCATGCAACCCCactatcaactacatgtaccacaaagcctggcccagacaatacagtgttgtactttatacctaagcccccctcagaagttttcttttaaaagccaacttgaagtatcacagcaaccaatatcaagtccaagttagaagaTAAGTCTTATAATTCATGTCAGCTTGACCTCAACGTTTTACAGCTtaatttacaataattattcagcatggccccaatgtgaatagatgtacaataactattgagtgttataattatagtactgtagttgtgtatgtgactgaatgcaacagatgaatggggagagttggtgcaccgttaaagactctttaacccatcattctcggctctccaggccgagcatctgtttgctttttgTTTCTATCTGCATGTTCTCTGTTTTGTGTTGTCTGCTATCAATATCTACCTTAATTGTTGGCATATACCACCTTAAAATCAGATCAGGATGGTCACCCCCAGTATTATACATGTGGAATAGCTAGTTATGAGCATACTTTACACCACTTCTAACCATTGTTATAATTTCTATGTGAAAAGGCAAAGCCGCAGACAGCATTTTTctaattaaaaaaaaaaaaaaaaaaaaaaaaaatcacaCCCTCCAAAGAAAGACACAGCAGGTCtatggggggtgatcagtgccaaaacctccagttctttttatttagtactaaaattatttgcatggtaaagttctacatacaaatgacacgctctctcttatttgcatggtgaagttctacatacaaataatactctcatttgcatggtgaagttctacatacaaatgacacgctctctcttatttgcatggtgattttctacatacaaatgatactcttatttgcatggtgaagttctacatataaattatactcttatttgcatggtgaagttctacatacgatgaaagttctacatacaaataacGCTGCATGGCAAATGATAAGCTTTGTTAGTTTTACAATGACACTCTCATATATATTTGCATTAActtgaaaccactccctttttcATCTATAAGGAAGGGCTCGGATGAAAAAGGGAAGGTTGGAAtacaattagaacaaaccactATAACTAcataatgtgtgggtgtttattCAGCTTTGATCCCAGACCGTCAGAAAATGTATTTTATACTCGAGGCTatatagcaacagaaatagtaCATGCGTGAGTGGTGGCACGCAAGTTGTTAGGACGTTAACAATAACATTGTGGGagcgtgacattcttcacgcaTGCCCCTATATAGGACAACTGTAAATTTATTGAAGGAGGACACAATTAACATTATAGTATAGACGGACATTTTAATTAACATATCAACTACGTGTTGGACACGCCCGCTCATGTGGCAATCCTTTTTGGTCACATaagtgggcgtgtccaatAATGGAGTTAAAAAAATTACTCTCTCCCCTGAGCCTTTTCTTAGGTGAAAAGGGGAGTAGTTTCCAGTTTAGCAAATTAACTATGCAAATgcgagagtatcatttgtatgtagagcttcaccatgcaaatgagagtatcatttgtatgtagaacttcaccatgtaaaaatgagagtatcatttgtatgtagaacttcccCATGCagatgagagtatcatttgtatgtagaacttccccatgcaaatgagagtatcatttgtatgtagaacttccccatgcaaatgagagtatcatttgtatgtagaacttcactatgcaaatgattttagtactaaataaacagagctggaggttttggcactgatcaccccccataCAGGTCAAATCCTATCAATTACTACATCTACATAATTACCcaaacccccctcccccctccctcccctgaGAGTATTAAAAACCAACAGATTAGACTCAAAAAACACAATTCAAGTAAAGACTAGACCACAAGAACTGAAGGTAAAGCACACAGTAGACAAACATTACTGTatcaattataataatatagttagaagcatgaatataaataatagctagctagcttaccaaCTTAAAAATTAACTATAGTGGGTATTCCTGTAGCTATTCATGTCTCATAAGCAGTTTAATTTGTAAGTGCATTTATAGAAATAGGAGAGGTGGTTACCCAATTCTACGGTCGGATAAGGCAGTTCCTCACAATTTAttctttttttgtttcaacccctccaacacacacacacacacacacacacacacacacacacacacacacacacacacacacacacacctaggTGGGTCTATTACAGCTGGTCTAGCTATCTATGACACCATGGAGTACATCCGTCCCCCTGTCTCCACCCTCTGTATGGGGCAGGCCTGCAGTATGGGGGCCTTCCTGTTAGCAGCTGGCTCGGAGGGACTCCGCTATTGTCTGCCCCACTCCAGAGTTATGATTCACCAACCACACGGCTCAGCTGGGGTACGTATAAGTCATGTGATACTTTAACTAGAGGAGTGGTCGTCAGTCATGAGTGTTAAAACCTCCCTTTCAAAAATGCAATCTGTGAATGAGTATGGCATCAATCTGCTAGGCTACACATAGTgacaccattataattatttctagggTATTATTTACGTATAAACTTTTgtggaatgaccgttagaatGGTTTTTTCCCTAAATAGCAGcgtttttgcagcatgcattgcttgcgatattaaattcagTACATTGAAAACCACAAAATGAAATATaaccgctatacagtactatGTGTGTActccatatacatgtatctgtaCTGTTTCTTTCAGTGTACGTGTTTTTGCTGTACAGTTAGTTTAAAATGAACTATGCTTCCCATGTCTTACTGACTACAGGGGCAAGCCACAGACATCGCTATACAAGCTGAAGAGATTATCAAACTGAAGAAGATGCTCAATCAACTGATGTCACAGCACACCGGACAACCCGTGGATTTGATTGGTGCGTTGTACACGTACATAGCTACTGCTTTTGATCCGGTTTATAATTGATAGCCATTATGCAAAATTGTGTCTCTCTTAAGAGGAAGGTCTGAGTAATACTTAGAAAGTTATGGATTGACAGTAGAAACTCTGTATAGGAATATGTCAATTTTGATCGTAGTGTTGGCATTTCAGAGATGAGAGTCTTGGTCTGATAGTGCTCTCTGTACTTTCTTTGCAGGGGAAGTGACTGAGAGAGACAAGTTCATGTCTCCTGTGGAGGCCAAGGAGTTCGGGATAGTGGATCATGTGCTCACTCGAGAACTCAGAGAAGAAGGCAAAAACAAGGACTAGCTCATTTCTGTAATCATTCATTGTCTGTGTGCTTTGTGCATAGCTCGAAACCATACCCTGTGGAAATGTACAAGCATTTATGTCATTTGTACCTGTCTTTGTCAATTGTTCTTTATAATAATGATTGATATTGCTGTGACACAGCCACATGGGGATacattggctcagtagtgacgtTTGCCCTATAGCTCGGGCCGCAaatgtgttataataattatcatgtagtattatgatattatcctatggatactgaagattatcacgagtctgtgccagtaactggacgagtgcctgcaaggcacgagtgacagttactaggcacagacgagtgataatcatcagtatccatgggataatgcatttattgcttggcaaccaaaatgcaggttgaatctgcgcatgcgcaacatgcggttgctttatcaaccagaagaatgcgtagcaacaaaacc comes from the Halichondria panicea chromosome 4, odHalPani1.1, whole genome shotgun sequence genome and includes:
- the LOC135334999 gene encoding ATP-dependent Clp protease proteolytic subunit-like isoform X2 produces the protein MGYTFCRVWRRRFPLRACLHRNHSSSFHSPASPLSSLIPMVVEQTGRGERAYDIFSRLLKERIICLMGPIHDEYSSLVVAQLLFLQSEDAHKPINMYINSPGGSITAGLAIYDTMEYIRPPVSTLCMGQACSMGAFLLAAGSEGLRYCLPHSRVMIHQPHGSAGGQATDIAIQAEEIIKLKKMLNQLMSQHTGQPVDLIGEVTERDKFMSPVEAKEFGIVDHVLTRELREEGKNKD
- the LOC135334999 gene encoding ATP-dependent Clp protease proteolytic subunit-like isoform X1, whose protein sequence is MWSPINFSSLRRTDMQVLRWVWRRRFPLRACLHRNHSSSFHSPASPLSSLIPMVVEQTGRGERAYDIFSRLLKERIICLMGPIHDEYSSLVVAQLLFLQSEDAHKPINMYINSPGGSITAGLAIYDTMEYIRPPVSTLCMGQACSMGAFLLAAGSEGLRYCLPHSRVMIHQPHGSAGGQATDIAIQAEEIIKLKKMLNQLMSQHTGQPVDLIGEVTERDKFMSPVEAKEFGIVDHVLTRELREEGKNKD